A single Triticum dicoccoides isolate Atlit2015 ecotype Zavitan chromosome 2A, WEW_v2.0, whole genome shotgun sequence DNA region contains:
- the LOC119357928 gene encoding uncharacterized protein LOC119357928, translating into MGLYITFHFAKKPCTHLNFTRCPPVILSIPPAATAAATPIPSCAVDGRRRRVATAKVVGPDGSLVQFAAPVMAGEALGDAASASSFLCSADELRFDAPARALAAEEALQPGWLYFALPMSMLRRLLSGQEMATLAVKASSALAVASGKGRKAAPVAPRAGGWSIEFAFEYAGGTGTEFAFEYAGGTGTVFAGILGPEKHSESNGGYNTVY; encoded by the exons ATGGGTCTCTATATAACGTTTCATTTTGCAAAAAAACCCTGTACTCATTTGAATTTCACTCGCTGTCCTCCCGTCATCTTATCCATTCCTCCTGCGGCAACGGCGGCGGCTACGCCCATTCCGTCGTGCGCCGTCGACGGCCGTCGCCGGCGTGTGGCCACGGCGAAGGTGGTCGGCCCAGACGGCTCTTTGGTGCAGTTCGCGGCGCCCGTCATGGCGGGCGAGGCGCTGGGGGACGCCGCCAGCGCGTCGAGCTTCCTGTGCAGCGCCGACGAGCTCCGCTTCGACGCGCCCGCCCGTGCGCTGGCGGCCGAGGAG GCGCTGCAGCCCGGGTGGCTCTACTTCGCGCTGCCCATGTCCATGCTCCGCCGGCTGCTCTCCGGGCAGGAGATGGCCACCCTCGCCGTCAAGGCCAGCTCCGCGCTCGCCGTCGCCAGCGGTAAGGGGCGGAAGGCGGCTCCGGTGGCGCCTCGCGCGGGAGGATGGA GCATCGAGTTCGCCTTTGAGTACGCCGGAGGAACCGGCACCGAGTTCGCCTTTGAGTACGCCGGAGGAACCGGCACCGTGTTCGCCGGAATTCTTGGTCCAGAGAAGCACTCTGAGTCCAACGGTGGCTACAACACAG TGTACTGA